Proteins encoded in a region of the Xylocopa sonorina isolate GNS202 chromosome 1, iyXylSono1_principal, whole genome shotgun sequence genome:
- the LOC143426662 gene encoding threonylcarbamoyladenosine tRNA methylthiotransferase, producing the protein MPIPCQDIIDDIEDLISSQDITPKERYSARKNVTVRSKRKKVPDEVPEPPIFNSIVPGTQTIYVKTWGCTHNNSDSEYMAGQLATYGYKLTENKYEADLWLLNSCTVKSPAEDHFRNEIEAGKKIGKHVVVSGCVPQGAPKSSFLQGLSIIGVQQIDRVVEVVEETLKGNTVRFLQQKKEGGKRIGGASLSLPKVRRNPLIEIIAINTGCLNQCTYCKTKHARGELGSYPPEEIVERARQAFDEGVCELWLTSEDTGTYGRDIGTSLPELLWKLVDVVPDGCMVRVGMTNPPYILEHLEEISKILRHPRVYSFLHVPVQSGSDQVLADMKREYTRADFEQVVNYLRERVPGLTIATDIICGFPTETEQDFEETMKLCEKYKFPSLFINQFFPRPGTPAARMPKVPTQDVKKRTKRLSEFFQSYSPYEEDRIGLVQDVLVTEVSHDKKHYVGHNKSYEQILVPLKEDYLGKMIKVKIVETTKYSMKGEPVTEGVSPAIKPSLPKGSVSGIPIEMKPSKYRIAAILTIFLAVVVRLLWKFLIT; encoded by the exons atgccaATACCGTGTCAGGATATCATTGACGATATAGAAGATTTAATATCGTCGCAGGATATAACTCCCAAGGAACGATACAGTGCGAGAAAGAACGTAACCGTCCGCTCTAAGCGTAAAAAGGTACCGGATGAGGTACCAGAACCTCCGATCTTCAACAGTATCGTACCAGGAACTCAAACAATTTACGTGAAAACCTGGGGATGTACTCACAATAACTCGGATAGCGAATACATGGCTGGTCAGCTTGCCACATATGGTTATAAATTGACAGAAAATAAATATGAAGCAGATCTGTGGCTGTTGAACTCTTGTACGGTAAAAAGCCCAGCAGAGGACCACTTCAGAAATGAAATTGAAGCTGGAAAGAAGATTGGGAAGCACGTTGTAGTATCTGG ATGCGTACCACAAGGTGCACCAAAGTCATCCTTCCTGCAAGGATTGAGTATAATTGGCGTTCAGCAGATCGATCGTGTGGTAGAGGTAGTAGAAGAAACCCTGAAAGGCAACACAGTCAGGTTCTTGCAACAGAAAAAGGAAGGTGGTAAAAGAATTGGTGGCGCTTCGTTAAGTTTGCCCAAGGTTCGAAGGAATCCCTTAATCGAGATCATAGCCATAAACACAGGGTGCTTGAACCAGTGCACGTATTGCAAGACAAAGCATGCGAGAGGCGAACTAGGAAGTTATCCACCCGAGGAGATCGTCGAGCGTGCGAGGCAGGCGTTCGACGAAGGAGTCTGCGAGTTGTGGCTAACATCCGAGGACACGGGTACCTATGGTAGGGATATTGGCACGAGTCTGCCTGAATTACTCTGGAAACTCGTCGACGTGGTGCCCGATGGCTGTATGGTTCGCGTTGGAATGACCAATCCGCCTTATATTCTGGAGCATCTGGAGGAGATCAGCAAAATTCTGAGACACCCCCGAGTATACAGCTTTCTTCATGTTCCGGTTCAGTCTGGTAGCGACCAAGTATTGGCAGACATGAAACGAGAGTATACTCGCGCAGACTTCGAGCAGGTGGTAAATTATCTGCGAGAACGTGTGCCAGGCTTGACTATAGCGACGGATATCATTTGCGGTTTCCCCACCGAAACGGAGCAGGATTTTGAGGAAACGATGAAACTCTGCGAAAAGTACAAGTTCCCCAGTTTATTCATCAACCAGTTTTTCCCAAGGCCAGGCACTCCAGCTGCTAGGATGCCAAAAGTTCCTACGCAAGACGTAAAGAAGAGAACTAAAAGGCTATCGGAATTCTTCCAGTCGTATTCGCCGTACGAAGAGGACAGAATAGGGCTCGTCCAAGACGTGCTggtcacagaagtgtcgcacgataagaagcattacgttgGACACAATAAATCATACGAACAGATCTTAGTGCCTTTGAAAGAGGACTATTTAGGAAAAATGATCAAAGTGAAGATCGTAGAGACGACGAAGTATTCAATGAAGGGAGAGCCGGTAACCGAAGGCGTATCGCCAGCTATAAAACCAAGTTTACCAAAAGGATCTGTCTCGGGAATACCGATCGAAATGAAGCCATCGAAATATAGGATAGCAGCGATCCTAACGATCTTCCTCGCAGTCGTTGTCAGACTATTGTGGAAATTTCTCATTACATAA